One part of the Mariniblastus fucicola genome encodes these proteins:
- a CDS encoding ribonuclease D — MSELPEFEFITTDSALESLCKRLESAKYIGFDTEFVSENRYRPELCLLQVATESEYAIVDTMEVSNVDLFWKALCTGDHVTIVHAAREEFLFCYRAIGQRPVNFFDVQLAAGLIGMDYPSSYGNLVSRVIGESLDKGETRTDWARRPLSDRQMAYALQDVTHLIPLYNKILKKLTKLGRCDWIRDEMNSWQGELEKTIDEPQWRRVSGIANMNRKSLAIVRELWIWRDGEAERKNRAPRRVLADDLIAELAKRGSSDIERLRAIRGFENRVARNAIQPISDAIEKALSLNKDDYPKKLPRSKTTNLGLLGQFINIALKVVCREQNIASSIVGTSDEVRNLAAWRMGVLDLKTPPKLATGWRAGLVGQLVEKILDGSIAISVNDPLSDHPLTLRED, encoded by the coding sequence ATGTCCGAACTTCCCGAATTCGAATTTATAACTACCGACAGCGCTCTGGAATCGTTATGCAAGCGGCTTGAGTCCGCGAAGTATATCGGATTTGACACTGAATTTGTTTCAGAGAACCGATACCGGCCCGAACTGTGTTTGCTGCAAGTCGCGACCGAATCAGAGTACGCGATTGTTGACACGATGGAAGTCAGCAACGTTGACCTGTTCTGGAAAGCTCTCTGCACCGGTGACCATGTAACGATCGTGCACGCCGCGCGAGAAGAATTTCTGTTTTGCTATCGAGCCATCGGCCAACGACCGGTTAACTTTTTCGATGTGCAACTGGCTGCCGGGCTGATCGGAATGGACTACCCGTCGTCTTACGGAAATCTTGTCTCGCGCGTGATTGGCGAGTCATTGGATAAAGGTGAAACGCGCACCGATTGGGCTCGGCGACCGCTTTCGGATCGACAAATGGCGTACGCGCTTCAGGACGTAACGCACCTGATTCCGTTGTACAATAAAATTCTGAAAAAGCTGACCAAGCTCGGTCGCTGCGACTGGATTCGTGACGAGATGAATTCGTGGCAGGGCGAACTTGAGAAAACAATTGACGAACCGCAGTGGCGTCGAGTATCCGGCATCGCGAACATGAACCGCAAGTCGCTGGCGATCGTTCGCGAGCTCTGGATATGGCGCGACGGTGAAGCGGAGCGAAAAAATCGCGCACCGAGGCGCGTGCTTGCGGACGACCTGATTGCGGAACTGGCCAAACGCGGATCGTCGGACATTGAGAGGCTTCGTGCGATCCGCGGTTTCGAAAACCGGGTTGCGAGAAACGCGATCCAACCAATCTCGGACGCGATCGAAAAAGCGTTGAGCCTGAACAAAGACGACTATCCGAAAAAGTTGCCTCGCAGCAAAACGACGAACCTCGGCTTGTTGGGCCAGTTCATCAATATCGCGTTGAAAGTCGTTTGCCGTGAGCAAAACATTGCGTCTTCGATCGTTGGAACCAGCGACGAAGTTCGCAACCTTGCAGCCTGGCGAATGGGCGTGCTGGATTTGAAGACGCCACCGAAACTCGCCACCGGATGGAGAGCAGGTCTGGTTGGGCAACTGGTCGAGAAAATCCTGGACGGATCGATTGCGATCTCTGTCAACGATCCGCTGTCCGATCATCCGCTGACTTTGCGAGAAGACTGA
- a CDS encoding YaiI/YqxD family protein, giving the protein MADHFGATIWIDADACPGDIKEVIYRASKRLKIKVVLVANQSIWTPESNLITSITVRDGADIADNTIVEKMSPEDIVVTGDIPLAARVVEKGGIAIGTRGELFDEGSIQSRLATRNLMEQFRAAGMETKGPKPMSQKDVQAFANQLDRLLTTLEQAKSDE; this is encoded by the coding sequence ATGGCCGACCATTTTGGCGCTACGATCTGGATTGACGCGGATGCCTGTCCGGGAGATATCAAAGAAGTCATCTATCGCGCTTCCAAACGGCTGAAGATTAAGGTAGTTCTGGTTGCCAATCAGTCAATCTGGACGCCTGAGTCAAACCTGATCACGTCCATCACGGTACGCGACGGAGCCGATATCGCCGATAACACGATTGTTGAAAAAATGAGCCCAGAAGACATTGTTGTCACGGGTGACATTCCTTTGGCAGCTCGGGTTGTCGAAAAAGGCGGAATCGCAATCGGGACTCGGGGTGAACTGTTCGACGAAGGCTCCATCCAAAGTCGGCTGGCGACGAGAAACCTGATGGAGCAGTTTCGGGCTGCAGGTATGGAGACGAAAGGACCGAAACCGATGAGCCAGAAAGACGTTCAGGCTTTCGCGAATCAGCTGGATCGACTGCTCACGACGCTCGAGCAGGCCAAATCAGACGAGTAG
- a CDS encoding isochorismatase family protein: protein MNFRSPHLLCRKSSALLVVDIQQKLIPAIESADLVVAKTQKLINAAKVLGVPFLVSEQYPRGLGNTTEDLDISGAAIVEDKAMFSCRECDSIMGFLADNAIQTVLVCGIEAHVCVAQTAFDLMASGFNVHVAVDAIGSRNRVDREAAVSRMNLHGIATTSAEAAIFEWCETSTAAEFKQISELVK from the coding sequence ATGAATTTTCGCAGCCCTCACCTGCTCTGCCGCAAATCGAGCGCCTTGCTGGTCGTCGATATTCAGCAGAAGCTCATCCCCGCGATTGAGTCCGCTGATCTTGTCGTCGCGAAAACGCAGAAGCTGATTAATGCCGCGAAAGTGCTGGGCGTGCCGTTCCTCGTGTCCGAACAGTATCCTCGCGGGCTGGGCAACACGACCGAAGATTTGGACATTTCCGGAGCGGCGATCGTCGAGGACAAAGCCATGTTCAGCTGTCGCGAATGCGATTCGATCATGGGTTTTCTTGCCGATAACGCGATCCAGACCGTGCTGGTATGCGGCATCGAGGCTCACGTTTGCGTTGCCCAGACAGCTTTTGACCTGATGGCCAGCGGGTTCAACGTCCACGTGGCTGTCGACGCGATCGGGTCGCGAAACCGCGTGGACCGGGAAGCTGCTGTCTCGCGGATGAATCTTCACGGAATCGCAACGACGTCCGCAGAGGCGGCTATTTTCGAGTGGTGCGAAACGTCAACGGCAGCTGAATTCAAACAGATCAGCGAACTGGTGAAATAA
- a CDS encoding SPFH domain-containing protein encodes MEELIESLIGWLPYAIPGFLMGLLAIPIFLGLARMFGLYACVNECQSQVFTLFGKVIGTIDEPGLQFPLTKFGPKALLIPFFGKKYVVGTSLRQHYMRNQMVNSEEGTPMGVGIWYEMRVSDPISYLFTNANPEGSLQANVTSSTISTLSNLEMEKMLEDRHSLSRNVRATVSPLSEQWGYSLGSVYIRKVAFTDRGMVDNITEKVVKRLVQVTSAMKQDGENRVGLIKSETAFRVSQKMAEAASSRPQIVGEALNEIAKKDPEILETVLEVMEVENLLNSNASIDILPDQSNMLIQVGRDG; translated from the coding sequence ATGGAAGAATTGATCGAATCACTCATCGGCTGGCTGCCTTATGCGATCCCTGGTTTCCTCATGGGACTCCTGGCCATTCCGATTTTCCTTGGCTTGGCTCGCATGTTCGGGCTCTACGCTTGCGTCAACGAATGTCAGTCGCAAGTCTTCACGCTGTTCGGAAAAGTCATCGGCACGATCGACGAACCGGGTTTGCAATTTCCGCTGACCAAGTTCGGCCCCAAGGCGTTGCTGATTCCTTTCTTCGGCAAGAAGTACGTGGTCGGGACATCGCTGCGTCAGCATTATATGCGGAACCAGATGGTGAACTCGGAAGAGGGAACGCCGATGGGCGTCGGCATTTGGTACGAGATGCGCGTCTCGGATCCGATTTCCTACCTGTTCACCAACGCCAATCCAGAAGGTTCACTTCAGGCGAACGTTACCAGTTCCACGATTTCGACGCTGAGCAATCTTGAGATGGAAAAGATGCTCGAAGATCGTCATTCGCTCAGCCGCAACGTTCGCGCAACGGTGTCTCCGCTCTCCGAACAGTGGGGCTACTCTTTGGGATCGGTTTACATTCGCAAAGTCGCTTTCACGGATCGTGGGATGGTCGACAACATTACTGAAAAAGTAGTGAAGCGACTGGTCCAGGTGACGAGCGCGATGAAACAGGACGGGGAGAACCGGGTCGGACTGATCAAATCCGAAACTGCATTTCGAGTGTCACAGAAAATGGCCGAAGCCGCTTCTTCGCGGCCGCAGATCGTCGGCGAGGCACTAAACGAGATCGCCAAGAAAGATCCGGAGATCCTGGAAACGGTTCTGGAAGTGATGGAAGTCGAAAACCTTTTGAATTCAAACGCTTCAATCGACATCTTGCCAGATCAAAGCAACATGCTGATTCAGGTTGGACGAGACGGTTGA
- a CDS encoding SPFH domain-containing protein — protein sequence MTYSVFRAGIGGFYTVSPDQRAVVTSFGKAQRLREKTLQKPSEMTSEEEERYEFPQVRVVGPGGPYFKMPWQRVRKVSVATQAVDLSWDPSKAQDTIEAVTKDNLTTGINGQLRYRVSESNLYPYLFGVASPLEHVMGYFVSVLRERVANFVDPRGQALLSDAEPSDADAVVEETDSAVELSEGVSINDLRKNLPLLNQYMEEQCRSTTGRYGIELDAALITEIDPPGEVDRALSAINSTRNQVAGDLSTARADSEQQITMSARAVEIATNNAQAEVAPLKELAETLSQIKKEGGSDCLRAYLRNLRIPLFSKAKRVIQTTGTSEKGGI from the coding sequence ATGACATACTCCGTTTTCCGCGCAGGGATCGGCGGTTTCTATACCGTCAGCCCTGACCAACGCGCCGTCGTCACAAGCTTTGGCAAGGCTCAGCGGCTTCGCGAAAAAACGTTGCAAAAACCATCCGAAATGACCAGCGAAGAAGAGGAACGCTATGAGTTTCCTCAAGTTCGAGTCGTCGGACCAGGCGGGCCGTACTTCAAAATGCCGTGGCAGCGCGTGCGGAAAGTCAGCGTCGCGACTCAAGCCGTTGACTTGTCGTGGGATCCATCGAAGGCCCAGGACACCATCGAAGCGGTCACCAAAGACAACTTGACCACGGGAATCAATGGTCAGCTTCGCTATCGAGTCAGCGAAAGCAATCTTTATCCCTATCTGTTCGGCGTCGCGAGTCCGCTGGAGCACGTGATGGGCTACTTCGTTTCAGTTTTGCGGGAACGTGTCGCAAACTTCGTCGATCCGCGAGGCCAGGCTCTGCTTTCGGATGCAGAACCATCGGACGCAGATGCTGTCGTTGAGGAAACTGATTCCGCGGTCGAATTATCAGAAGGCGTTTCGATCAATGACCTGCGGAAAAATCTTCCGCTGCTCAATCAGTACATGGAAGAGCAATGTCGATCGACGACCGGTCGCTACGGAATTGAGTTGGACGCGGCATTGATTACGGAAATCGATCCGCCGGGCGAAGTCGACCGAGCGTTGTCGGCGATCAACAGCACTCGCAACCAGGTCGCAGGCGATCTGAGTACCGCTCGCGCGGATTCGGAACAGCAAATCACGATGAGCGCACGAGCTGTCGAAATCGCGACGAACAACGCACAAGCCGAAGTTGCTCCACTGAAAGAACTGGCCGAGACGCTGTCTCAAATCAAAAAAGAGGGCGGTTCGGATTGTTTGCGAGCCTACCTGAGGAATTTGCGGATCCCTTTGTTCAGCAAGGCCAAACGCGTCATCCAGACAACGGGAACAAGTGAAAAGGGAGGAATCTAA
- a CDS encoding SAM-dependent methyltransferase encodes MLTKTLINACELGFIPDAFTRRGIRGLLQKRLAAADRGSVEANEAASVELAREFSDGPVALVPEKANEQHYEVPAELYGLMLGPHRKYSSCFWDDACRTLEEAESAALQATCDNAELVDGQSILELGCGWGSLTLWMAAKYPNSKITAVSNSASQREYITALAAERGVADRVSVLTCDMNEFDIDEDFDRVVSVEMFEHMRNHSELLKRISGWLKPNGKLFVHIFCHKELTYEFVDRGDDDWMSRHFFSGGIMPAADFLGRFNDHLSVEEHWTWDGTHYQKTCEAWLKQMDANRQEIMPVLISNYGKKEARRWFNRWRMFHLACSELFGFNEGNEWFVSHYRFAKMAERS; translated from the coding sequence ATGCTCACTAAAACTCTGATTAACGCATGCGAACTTGGTTTCATCCCGGACGCTTTTACACGGCGCGGGATTCGCGGCCTTTTGCAAAAGCGACTTGCTGCAGCGGATCGCGGTAGCGTTGAAGCCAACGAGGCGGCGTCAGTTGAACTGGCTCGCGAATTCTCAGATGGTCCTGTTGCTTTGGTTCCAGAGAAAGCCAACGAGCAACATTACGAAGTCCCGGCAGAGTTGTACGGATTGATGCTCGGGCCTCATCGCAAGTACTCCAGCTGTTTCTGGGACGACGCGTGCCGCACGTTGGAAGAGGCTGAGTCTGCGGCGCTTCAGGCAACCTGCGACAACGCGGAATTGGTCGATGGCCAATCGATTCTGGAGCTGGGCTGTGGCTGGGGTTCGCTGACCCTGTGGATGGCGGCGAAGTATCCGAATTCAAAAATCACGGCGGTTTCCAATTCTGCGTCGCAACGTGAGTACATCACAGCCTTGGCGGCCGAACGTGGCGTGGCTGATCGAGTCAGCGTGCTGACGTGCGACATGAACGAGTTCGATATCGATGAGGATTTCGATCGCGTTGTGTCCGTCGAAATGTTCGAACACATGCGAAACCACTCAGAACTGCTCAAGCGAATTTCTGGCTGGCTGAAGCCGAATGGGAAGTTGTTTGTTCACATTTTTTGCCACAAAGAGCTGACGTACGAGTTCGTCGACCGTGGAGACGATGATTGGATGAGCCGACATTTTTTCAGTGGCGGAATCATGCCGGCCGCAGATTTTCTCGGCCGCTTCAACGACCACCTTTCGGTGGAAGAGCATTGGACCTGGGACGGAACGCACTACCAGAAAACCTGCGAAGCGTGGTTGAAGCAGATGGACGCAAATCGCCAGGAGATCATGCCAGTTCTGATATCGAACTATGGCAAGAAAGAGGCGAGGCGATGGTTCAACCGTTGGCGGATGTTCCACCTGGCTTGCAGCGAACTGTTCGGCTTCAATGAAGGCAACGAATGGTTTGTGTCGCACTACCGTTTCGCCAAGATGGCTGAGCGATCGTAG
- a CDS encoding lipoate--protein ligase family protein has protein sequence MKLLDLTLSPVLNLSLDDALIESAEAADSHSEVLRLWEPESPMVVIGRSSPLEKEINIAHCHANDVPVFRRISGGQSIVTGPGCLMYAVLLDYRKRPELRMLDQAHDFAIRQLAGALSRVGIETEMKGTCDLTFKGRKFSGNALRCKRNWFLYHGTIILDDFDLDLISSCLGEPNRQPDYRHGRSHESFVTSIPASATDVKSALVKQWSATERFDSEPLAQAAALAEKLAAEKYADPDWLSKVP, from the coding sequence ATGAAACTGCTCGACCTCACCCTCTCTCCCGTGCTCAACTTGTCGCTGGACGATGCGTTGATCGAATCAGCCGAAGCCGCCGACTCCCATTCGGAAGTCTTGCGACTTTGGGAACCCGAGTCGCCCATGGTTGTGATTGGCCGAAGTTCCCCGCTGGAGAAAGAAATCAACATCGCTCATTGTCACGCGAACGACGTCCCCGTCTTTCGCCGGATCAGTGGAGGCCAATCAATCGTCACTGGTCCGGGATGTTTGATGTACGCTGTGCTGCTCGACTATCGCAAGCGACCTGAATTGAGGATGCTCGATCAAGCTCATGATTTCGCCATCCGGCAATTGGCTGGGGCGTTGAGCCGGGTCGGAATCGAGACTGAAATGAAAGGGACTTGCGATCTGACGTTTAAAGGACGCAAATTTTCAGGCAATGCACTTCGCTGCAAACGCAACTGGTTTCTCTATCACGGAACAATCATCCTCGACGATTTTGACCTCGATCTGATTTCGAGTTGTCTTGGTGAACCCAACCGTCAGCCGGACTATCGGCACGGTCGATCGCATGAGAGCTTTGTGACTTCCATTCCCGCGTCGGCCACGGACGTCAAATCTGCCTTGGTCAAACAATGGTCTGCAACGGAACGTTTTGATTCGGAGCCTCTTGCTCAAGCGGCAGCACTGGCCGAGAAACTTGCGGCTGAAAAATATGCTGATCCGGATTGGCTTAGTAAAGTTCCCTAG
- a CDS encoding sugar phosphate isomerase/epimerase family protein, translating into MTNPLNRRDFLAATSAAAALTLAAPATSTFAAINKPADEPPFKISLAQWSLNRELRGGKMDNLEFAKTAKDLGINAIEYVNQFFKDKAEDTAYLDQMIKRCDDNGVKSLLIMVDGEGQLGNPDDAARKKAVENHYKWVTAAKHMGCHSIRVNAASGGTYQEQAERAADGLRSLSEFAAQHDINVIVENHGGLSSNGQWLAQVIRKVDLDNCGTLPDFGNFWIEWPRNGKKGNYYDRYIGMAALMPFAKAVSAKAYKFDAEGNEVDIDFRKIMQIVYDAGYRGYVGIEFEGQGEAKEGITKTRQLLEKCRDELAG; encoded by the coding sequence ATGACCAATCCACTCAATCGTCGCGACTTTCTCGCGGCAACATCGGCAGCAGCAGCCCTGACGCTTGCCGCACCGGCTACCTCGACATTTGCTGCGATCAATAAGCCAGCTGATGAGCCTCCATTCAAAATTTCGCTGGCTCAGTGGTCGCTCAACCGCGAACTTCGCGGAGGCAAAATGGACAACCTCGAGTTCGCCAAAACCGCCAAAGACCTTGGAATCAACGCGATTGAATACGTCAATCAGTTCTTCAAAGACAAAGCCGAAGACACGGCGTATTTGGACCAAATGATCAAGCGATGCGACGATAACGGCGTTAAGTCGTTGCTAATCATGGTCGACGGCGAAGGCCAGCTTGGAAATCCGGACGACGCAGCACGCAAAAAGGCGGTTGAGAATCACTATAAATGGGTCACAGCCGCAAAACATATGGGCTGCCACTCGATTCGCGTCAACGCGGCGTCAGGCGGAACGTATCAGGAACAAGCCGAACGTGCGGCCGATGGGCTGAGAAGTTTGAGTGAGTTCGCTGCCCAGCACGACATCAACGTGATCGTCGAAAACCACGGCGGTCTGTCTTCGAACGGCCAATGGCTGGCTCAAGTGATCCGCAAAGTCGACCTCGACAACTGCGGCACGCTTCCGGACTTTGGCAATTTCTGGATCGAGTGGCCTCGGAACGGCAAAAAAGGCAACTACTACGATCGATATATCGGTATGGCTGCTCTGATGCCGTTCGCGAAAGCTGTCAGCGCCAAGGCATACAAATTTGACGCCGAAGGCAACGAAGTCGACATCGATTTCCGCAAGATCATGCAAATCGTCTACGACGCCGGCTACCGTGGTTACGTTGGCATCGAATTCGAAGGCCAAGGCGAAGCCAAAGAAGGCATTACAAAGACCCGCCAGTTGCTGGAAAAATGCCGCGACGAACTGGCCGGTTAG
- a CDS encoding pyridoxal-phosphate dependent enzyme, translating into MPKTAVSFEDVQSAHEVVAKFAHRTPIWTCETLDRISGMQLFFKCENFQKSGAFKFRGAITAVSRLSDAEKQNGVVTHSSGNHAAALTRAAAINGVEAHIVMPENSSKIKIAAVEEYGGRVTLCKPTLESRESTAELVRQKTGATLIPPFNHPDVIAGQGTCAKELFEDVESLDAIVVPIGGGGLMSGSCLAAAAMSPSTRIIGAEPAGADDAYQSLAAGRMIPLERANTIADGLRTSLGDMTWPIIQKHVEQIALVSDEEIVEVMKTFFERSKLLIETSCCVAVGAALLRKIENLSQGSRVGVIITGGNVDLAALPF; encoded by the coding sequence ATGCCAAAAACCGCAGTTTCTTTCGAAGACGTCCAGTCGGCGCATGAAGTCGTCGCCAAGTTTGCTCATCGTACTCCGATTTGGACGTGCGAAACGCTCGATCGGATCAGCGGTATGCAGCTGTTTTTTAAGTGCGAGAATTTTCAGAAAAGTGGAGCTTTCAAGTTTCGCGGCGCGATCACGGCGGTCAGTCGCCTGTCAGATGCGGAAAAGCAAAATGGTGTCGTGACGCACAGTTCCGGAAATCACGCTGCGGCTTTGACTCGCGCCGCGGCGATCAATGGCGTCGAAGCACATATCGTGATGCCAGAGAATTCTTCGAAAATCAAAATCGCTGCGGTTGAGGAATACGGCGGGAGGGTCACGCTTTGTAAACCTACGCTCGAGTCGCGCGAATCGACCGCGGAACTGGTTCGTCAGAAAACCGGAGCCACTTTGATTCCGCCTTTTAATCATCCTGATGTAATCGCCGGACAGGGGACGTGCGCGAAAGAGCTGTTTGAAGATGTTGAGTCGCTCGACGCCATCGTGGTTCCAATCGGAGGCGGCGGTTTGATGTCGGGTTCTTGCCTGGCCGCGGCGGCAATGTCGCCCTCAACCAGAATCATCGGCGCCGAACCGGCTGGAGCGGACGATGCATATCAGTCGCTGGCGGCAGGGCGAATGATTCCGCTAGAACGCGCGAATACAATAGCCGACGGTTTGCGTACCAGTCTCGGCGATATGACGTGGCCGATCATTCAAAAGCACGTCGAACAAATCGCGTTGGTATCGGACGAAGAGATCGTCGAAGTCATGAAGACGTTTTTTGAGCGATCGAAGTTGCTGATCGAAACCAGCTGTTGCGTAGCGGTTGGTGCGGCGCTGCTACGGAAAATCGAAAATCTGTCTCAGGGGAGCCGCGTCGGCGTAATCATCACCGGCGGGAACGTGGATTTGGCCGCCCTGCCCTTTTAA
- a CDS encoding toxin-antitoxin system HicB family antitoxin: MNEPMTQEGFTVRCQKILQVAKDLYQRRPDWVTFFRETLGVNGAARSVFPGQDDFLKFEQSPAYGEIQTMVASLRTAKVRGGGKDEATRVITVRLPESLHEALKKEADDHRTSMNKLCISKLLQVLAESENAAASVGTSTSSMPSTPVFRQQTSPIPQQPARTPAPAATNFRSTYGQGE, translated from the coding sequence ATGAATGAGCCCATGACACAGGAAGGTTTCACTGTTCGCTGTCAAAAGATTCTTCAGGTCGCTAAGGATCTGTATCAACGGCGTCCAGACTGGGTAACATTTTTCAGGGAGACACTGGGTGTAAACGGAGCCGCCAGAAGCGTGTTCCCAGGACAGGACGATTTCCTGAAGTTCGAGCAATCGCCAGCTTACGGCGAAATCCAGACCATGGTCGCCAGCTTGCGAACAGCCAAAGTTCGCGGCGGCGGCAAAGATGAGGCAACTCGGGTGATCACGGTCCGCCTCCCGGAAAGCCTGCATGAGGCCCTGAAGAAGGAAGCCGATGACCATCGCACCAGCATGAACAAGCTTTGCATCAGCAAGCTGCTTCAGGTTCTGGCCGAAAGCGAAAACGCCGCAGCGAGCGTCGGAACATCCACTTCCTCGATGCCAAGCACGCCGGTATTCCGCCAGCAGACTTCGCCGATTCCACAGCAGCCTGCACGGACTCCAGCCCCGGCAGCTACCAACTTTCGCTCCACCTATGGTCAGGGCGAGTAA
- a CDS encoding PaaI family thioesterase: MSMPETVSLQDRFAPELICFGCGPANPNGLQIKSFVDEDRVVAEFQPKEWHQAFEGMLNGGIIGALLDCHMNWTAAWHLMETSGATKPPCSVTSEFTVKFKAPTPIGNPVRLIARVVESSDRWARTEAELIAEDKVTATGSGVFVAVKEGHPAWHRW; the protein is encoded by the coding sequence ATGAGTATGCCTGAAACGGTAAGTCTGCAGGACCGATTCGCTCCCGAGCTTATCTGCTTTGGTTGCGGCCCCGCGAACCCCAATGGACTCCAAATCAAGAGTTTCGTTGACGAGGACCGGGTGGTGGCAGAATTCCAGCCTAAAGAATGGCATCAGGCATTCGAAGGCATGCTCAACGGCGGCATCATTGGTGCACTTTTAGATTGTCACATGAATTGGACGGCAGCGTGGCATTTGATGGAAACGTCAGGTGCCACGAAGCCGCCGTGTTCAGTGACCTCCGAGTTTACGGTCAAGTTCAAAGCTCCGACTCCGATTGGCAATCCGGTCCGACTGATCGCTCGAGTTGTCGAGTCTTCAGATCGCTGGGCTCGGACAGAAGCCGAGCTGATTGCCGAAGACAAGGTCACAGCCACAGGATCCGGAGTATTCGTGGCGGTGAAGGAAGGACATCCGGCCTGGCATCGCTGGTAA
- a CDS encoding pyridoxal phosphate-dependent aminotransferase, translating into MPNIASHAKELPASPIRKLMPFADAARAAGKHVFHLNIGQPDIATPPAFFDAVRDADLEVLAYSPSAGIAPLRQKIVDYYGRIGTTISVDNVLVTTGASEALQFVLNAILDPGDEVIVMEPFYANYLSFCLQNLGTIVPVTTSVDDNFALPSVAAFEEKISAKTRAIMICNPSNPTGVCYDASTLHQLEQIAKKHNLFLITDEVYREFIYGDTKPPSALTLEGMEEHVIVIDSISKRFSACGARIGCMVTRNQEVFDTTLKMAQARLSPPTFGQLGAAAVYDLPDSYYDGVVTEYSARRDLLKASLDRMEGVTCPDINGAFYAMVRLPVEDAEDFCRWMLESFDHHGATVMMAPGAGFYATEGLGKNEVRIAYVLNEIDLGKAMACLSEGLKAYNS; encoded by the coding sequence ATGCCAAATATTGCCTCGCACGCGAAAGAACTGCCTGCGTCTCCAATTCGTAAACTGATGCCGTTCGCCGATGCCGCCAGGGCCGCGGGGAAACATGTCTTTCATTTGAACATAGGCCAACCCGACATTGCGACTCCACCCGCTTTCTTCGACGCGGTTCGCGACGCCGACCTCGAAGTCCTGGCTTACAGTCCTTCTGCTGGAATTGCTCCGCTGCGGCAAAAGATCGTCGACTACTACGGTCGAATCGGCACGACGATTTCGGTTGACAACGTATTGGTCACCACCGGAGCATCAGAAGCCTTGCAGTTCGTGCTCAATGCGATCCTCGATCCCGGCGACGAAGTCATCGTCATGGAACCGTTTTACGCGAACTATCTTTCGTTCTGTTTGCAGAACCTTGGCACCATCGTGCCGGTTACAACTTCGGTTGATGACAACTTTGCCTTGCCATCGGTCGCGGCATTCGAAGAAAAAATCTCTGCAAAGACGCGTGCGATCATGATCTGCAACCCGTCGAATCCGACCGGAGTTTGCTACGACGCGTCGACGCTGCATCAGCTGGAGCAGATTGCGAAAAAGCACAATCTGTTTTTGATCACCGACGAAGTCTATCGCGAATTCATCTACGGAGACACAAAACCGCCGTCTGCTTTGACGCTTGAGGGAATGGAAGAGCACGTCATCGTTATCGACTCGATTTCAAAACGCTTCTCAGCTTGCGGAGCCCGAATCGGTTGCATGGTGACGCGAAACCAGGAAGTCTTCGACACGACCTTGAAGATGGCTCAGGCCAGACTCTCGCCGCCAACGTTTGGCCAGCTGGGAGCCGCAGCGGTCTACGACCTTCCGGACTCCTACTACGACGGCGTGGTCACAGAATATTCCGCTCGTCGGGACCTGCTCAAGGCTTCGCTGGACCGAATGGAAGGCGTCACCTGTCCGGACATCAATGGAGCGTTTTATGCCATGGTCCGGTTGCCCGTCGAGGACGCCGAAGATTTCTGCCGCTGGATGCTGGAGTCCTTCGACCACCACGGCGCCACCGTAATGATGGCTCCGGGGGCTGGTTTTTATGCAACCGAAGGGTTGGGGAAGAACGAAGTCCGGATCGCGTACGTGCTTAACGAAATCGATTTGGGGAAAGCGATGGCTTGTTTGAGCGAAGGCTTGAAGGCGTACAACTCATGA